The Neofelis nebulosa isolate mNeoNeb1 chromosome X, mNeoNeb1.pri, whole genome shotgun sequence genome has a segment encoding these proteins:
- the PBDC1 gene encoding protein PBDC1 isoform X1, translating into MEATGVTAEPVSGELVSVAHALSLPAESYGNDPDIEMAWAMKAMQHAEVYYKLISSVDPQFLKLTKVDDQIYSEFRKNFEKLRIDVLDPEELKSESAKEKWRPFCLKFDGIVEDFNYGTLLRLDCSQGYTEENTIFAPRIQFFAIEIARNREGYNKAVYISVHDKEVEKEGNHGREKADSGRAEEKGAKREGEKVKTNKGEEKEKEANKEINKSSETAM; encoded by the exons ATGGAGGCGACTGGTGTGACTGCTGAGCCG gTTTCCGGGGAACTGGTGTCTGtggcacatgctctttctctcccagctGAGTCTTACGGCAACGAT CCTGATATTGAGATGGCTTGGGCCATGAAAGCAATGCAGCATGCTGAAGTCTACTACAAG CTCATTTCATCAGTTGACCCACAGTTCCTGAAACTCACCAAAGTGGATGACCAAATCTATTCTGAGTTTCGAAAAAATTTTGAGAAACTCAGGATAGATGTGTTGGACCCAGAAGAGCTCAAATCAGAATCAGCTAAAGAG AAGTGGAGGCCATTTTGCTTGAAGTTTGATGGAATTGTAGAAGACTTCAACTATGGTACTTTGCTGCGACTGGATTGTTCTCAGGGCTACACTGAGGAAAACACCATCTTTG CCCCCAGGATACAATTTTTTGCCATTGAAATTGCTCGGAACCGGGAAGGCTATAACAAAGCAGTTTACATCAGTGTTCATGACaaagaagtagagaaagaagGCAACCATGGAAGAGAGAAAGCTGACAGTGGAAGAGCTGAAGAGAAAGGAgccaaaagagaaggagaaaaagtgaaaaccaacaaaggagaagaaaaagagaaagaagccaacaAAGAAATCAACAAGAGTAGTGAAACAGCTATGTAA
- the PBDC1 gene encoding protein PBDC1 isoform X2, which yields MAWAMKAMQHAEVYYKLISSVDPQFLKLTKVDDQIYSEFRKNFEKLRIDVLDPEELKSESAKEKWRPFCLKFDGIVEDFNYGTLLRLDCSQGYTEENTIFAPRIQFFAIEIARNREGYNKAVYISVHDKEVEKEGNHGREKADSGRAEEKGAKREGEKVKTNKGEEKEKEANKEINKSSETAM from the exons ATGGCTTGGGCCATGAAAGCAATGCAGCATGCTGAAGTCTACTACAAG CTCATTTCATCAGTTGACCCACAGTTCCTGAAACTCACCAAAGTGGATGACCAAATCTATTCTGAGTTTCGAAAAAATTTTGAGAAACTCAGGATAGATGTGTTGGACCCAGAAGAGCTCAAATCAGAATCAGCTAAAGAG AAGTGGAGGCCATTTTGCTTGAAGTTTGATGGAATTGTAGAAGACTTCAACTATGGTACTTTGCTGCGACTGGATTGTTCTCAGGGCTACACTGAGGAAAACACCATCTTTG CCCCCAGGATACAATTTTTTGCCATTGAAATTGCTCGGAACCGGGAAGGCTATAACAAAGCAGTTTACATCAGTGTTCATGACaaagaagtagagaaagaagGCAACCATGGAAGAGAGAAAGCTGACAGTGGAAGAGCTGAAGAGAAAGGAgccaaaagagaaggagaaaaagtgaaaaccaacaaaggagaagaaaaagagaaagaagccaacaAAGAAATCAACAAGAGTAGTGAAACAGCTATGTAA